Genomic DNA from Danio rerio strain Tuebingen ecotype United States chromosome 5, GRCz12tu, whole genome shotgun sequence:
TgctaattttcataattaaactGAAAGCTGTCATATTTGTCTTCTGGAAAATTGCAGAGTTTCAGAAACAACTGTCATGGCTGTCAGAGTTAATTGGCTGCGCTGCTGGAGGGGATTTTACAGCAGACGGAGGAGCTTGGTTGATGCAAATGAGAGTCTGAGATGTTGATGAGTTACAGACCAACATCATGCCGCAGACGCAGGTGCATCGATGTGTGGCCAGATCAGAGTGATAGCTGCTCCAAACCACATCATATGCACAATACAGCTAATGCACTGCACTACAAGGTGCTTTTCTAGGCCATTGCCAAAATCGAGAAAAGCTTCAAGTGGCtttgtaaagtcaactttcaCTAAAATTGTACTGTTAAACTGCCTGGCAGTGAGTGATATTTGAAAAAAACTTTGCTGCATGACTAGGAGTTTGCTGTGCATAACACTCTAAAGTAAGCTGTTCATATGTAGAGATGTTGAGTGAATGTGACTTTTTTTGGTATGGAATGTTTACTATTGTTTGTAAATACACTACCATTCAAAGATTTGGAGCTGATAAGTCTAAAAAACTTTTAAAGGTggtatttatttgatcaaaaatacagtaaaaacttaTATTGTGACCTATCATGAagttaactgttttttttaaatataatacattacaGTTTTCAGTCACAGGTTTCAGAAATCATTCTCCAATATTTATTTGGTATTTGGTGTTCATGaaacattttgtgtttgtgtgtgtgtgtgtacaccttGTATTCCATACATTGTGGGTACcaacagtgttggggaaagctACTTTTGGAAGTAATGAATTGCAATATTGAATTACTCTCCAAAAAAGTAATTAGTTTTATTACATAGTTAtttttatgatattatattaataacatcagcacctggctgaggcttgaacTCTTTCAAATCTTTGCTTGTTTTAATAGAAGAGCTCTGCAATTGACAACTCACTGTATAACACACACCTACATTAaactttattataatataaacctCGGCGTTTATACTGTTTGAAGCAGTGTGTTTggtacttttgtactatttgtttTAAGTAAAAGCACTGTCCATTTAGATAATCCTCTTCTCCTTTTCTTCGATGTgtttaaaatattgaacacattctCTTATTGACTGCGTGATTTGTTGtgattacattcattttaattcagcaatttgttgttaaaagctaattaattaactaaaaagtaactcgtgttacattaaaaaaaaactaaaatcttattacttaattttaaaagtaaaggGTTACATTACttattacttagaaaagtaatattatttcataatttaCATTACTAGTAATGCGTTACCCCTAAATGTTCCCACAAGTTTAGAAATATGAGttaaccttgtggggacatttgttgAGTCTCCATGAGAAAAATGGCTCATACATCACTGAATAAATTatgctaaaaatgtaaaaatgctgattgttttCCTCTAAGTGATGGGTTTGCAGTTAGAGGGATAGAACATACAGTTTGTAGATTATAAAGTCATTGGAAAGACTGTTTTaaaaatttttcaatttttttgacggctgtttttatttgattaaaaatacagtaaatgtaaATACCGTAAAAATACAGTCAAGTTATATTGTGACCCATTATTGCAATTGAAGTTAACAGAttaatttataatgtaatttattataagtAATTTATCTAGTTACATTTTACATGATTGTTAtcagcacctttttttttttacacagcgaatgcccttccagccgcagcccatctttgggaaacatacacacacaaacaacggacaatttagcctacccaactcacctttaccacatgtctttggactgtgagacaaactggagcacccggaggaaacccacgcgaatgcagagagaacatgcaaactccatacagaaatgccaactgagccaaggttcgaacaagcgaccttcttactgtaaggcgacagcactacctactgtgccactgcatcacccatTCATTCTAAACTACTGATTTGTTTATCAAACattgtattatttatgtattttggattttgaaaaaaaaaatatatatgtgaaaTAGAAGTCTGTGTCatggtagcacgatcgcctcacatcaagaaggttgctggttcgagccccggctgggtcagttggcatttctgtgttgagtttgcatgttctgcccgtgttgggTTACGGTTGGaggggcatctgctatgtaaaacatgctagaaaagttggtggttcattccactgtggtgacccctgattaataaagggcctaagccaagaataaaataaatgaatgaaatagtaATCTTTGATAATGCAATAATCCCCCTATcatttataatctatttaataggtattttcataaaatatagtataaaactatttacaaatatttacctATTAGGcttaattttgtaatattattaattctAATTTGAAGTAGTTCCTGACCAGTTTAATTGGTCCTAATTGCCCAATAAAATTGTCAATTTCTTGTATTTGACTCTTGAAATACAATTGTATctttaatgtcatttttaaaatcagtttaataggctcatgaaaaataaaataaatctcactgattaaatcttatttttaaaacatttaaaatgattttactgttatttttgaTCAATGTAATgtattctttattcttttttaaataatactaaataactaaataaaagtttttcTGACCCTAGGATTTGGAATGAATATGATGGATATGGATGTTTACATATCTGATTTACTGTTGTGCTATGGTACTTTTTGTAGGGCTAAATGTGCTGTAATGTTTATAGATGATTAATGATCTAATCACAACAGGAATTGTCAATACAAAAGTCAGAgttttgatgtatttttcatttattgttttaaataacacgttttttcattttttcttgttttttttttaaacagcatccGTACAATACTAAAACACTGATGTAACAATGGTGACCCTCTAGATGGCAGTACAATCACATCTTAAACGTTTTTCAACAGCAAGAGTATGGAGCTTAACTTCTCTAACAAGACACTatatttcataaataatttaGGTATAAACACTGAGCAGTCACTCTTCACAAAAAAAGTTCACAAAAGTAAGACAGTTCACAAGATCAAATGCGAAATGCAAAAACACAGGATGAAGGCTTTCCTTTGCAGTTACTCAATTGCACTCTGATGCCTTGTTCTGTTTTTTTAAGaggatcaaacaaacaaacaaacaaaaatccaaCTGTACACTGATTTAGTAAAATGATCCGTTTCGGACGCGGCCGATCACTGCCTACGAAAGTCCCAGTGTTCCAGATACAATCGATTACTCTTGTCACAGTATTGTAGCAGCTCTTCAGCACTGGCAGTAGTTAAACAATGGCCTCTCTACAGTAGCAAGTCTTGGTTTTAGAAACGTTCGGATCAGGAGTGCTGGCATGGCTTCCTCAGCAGTAAGGCCCAGAAGGTATACAATTCAATTTCATTGAATGAATTTAGCGTCCATCAGGCCAAATGCCACACACTCAAAAGCAAATAGAGTCAAACGTAAGTGTTTCTGCATATCCTTCATTTGCTTTGAAGCTCTCTGAATGAAATCACTGCTGATGTGCATTCAGCTAAAGAACTGCGGCTCAAGTTGCACTTCTGGCAGATGAAATAACCGCTAAAACGCTTACAGGGCAAACAAACGTTCCACTGAACATATCTCAGACTTTAATTCATGAATTGAGTTGTTTTATGGCACTGGCTTTGCTAAACAtgactttggcaaaaccaaatctATAGGGAAGCTCACAGTTCATCTGGCAAAAGttttgatatgtgtgtgtgtgtgtgtgtgtgttttctgcatcATATCTTTGGTTAAGGATAAAACTAGAATGAGAGGAACTTAAGACTTTTGAGCAGATAGTCAATGTTTGACAAAGGGAATAAATGTTATCTTGCCGCATCTTCTTGCGTGTCACTATATGAAACGTGGCCCACTTACGCAATGTCCATTTTCTAGTCCACTCAATGAGAGACGCTCACTATGAAATTAGTTTGAAAGCGGATAAAGCTTTTAGCATATTATTGTGGTGTTTTTTTAATGCCAGGTTCAGACTAAACAATGTTTTTGTCTGTTGTGTTGGTTCATTTTAGTTGTGATTTTGACTATTTAAAAGGCATGTATGATGTCACAGCGAAGGCAGAACTTGTTACTGACTAATGTAAATGTTAACAAACAAAGGCATCTGAACTCAAACCTTTCCTTCATTGCTCCTATGGTTCAAAGTCAGACATTGTGGAGAAAAAATGTCTACCCCATGCCTATAGCCAACCACCAAAGGGCactgaaaatattttgaatgtcTCTTTAGAATGTCTAAGGAACACTAAACATAATGGCTGAAAGTTGTTTGTGAATCACAGTTGTTACTAGAAGGGATAGGTTGGATGAGTGGATGGTGGATGAGGAGTGGTGCCTACTCCATACATCACTCTCTTTGTCAATTTTATCAGGGAGAAATCATGTAATCTGAACCTGGCATTAAAAATTCTTTAGGactggtgatttttttttgttagtttttacatAAAATAGGTAGTTTTTACCAagcaaaaataattttgattgtcacttttttaataaaagaacCTAACTGCCAATACAGAATTCAAATGGTTGATGATTTCTGAATTAAGTGCACTTCAACCTTCCTGTGCGTTTGCTTGAATTCTTCAAATTGCTGATCAACACTACTCAACAGTACTGAGTAGTAGATTAAAAAGAAATACAGACAAAGTGAAAGTCTAGTCAACGTAATCCTTCTGTAAACCTCTATCACACAATCACTACGCCAGccacattattaaaaatatttatcacGGTTCTACAGAGCAAAATGGTTAGGTATGTACCTTTTTTCTGTAGAGACTCATAGAAATGTATGAAAGAAAAAGCTCAGATTGTAGCACAAAACATGAGCACTGGTTCCGTTGAACACTGTTTCCTagttgcaaacaaaaaaagaaaacaaaataaaaataaagtgcttCCAATAAGATCTCCTCACCTGAGGACAAACACATGACAAAAAATTCACCTCACAAAAATCTACAATCTTGAAAAATTGATTTACACAAAATGTACAGTCTAACGAAGGTTTGTTTGCAAACATTcattctccacacacacacacagtatatacaaAGTACTCTTTATCCAGAGTACTGACTATTTACACTGTCtgccatttttttcttcttcgaaaCAGTTATCAAAACACGATACGCATTATAAAAGCACAGCGATAAGGAAGCTGCTCAGCAGTGCAGTGAGAAGCAATGAAAAAGGACTCAGCCTGGAAGCCGAGTTGGGGAAAATCTGCCAGCGCTCCTTTTTGGGATGCAGTGTCTCCATGTCTTTCAGGGCATTGTAGGCGGCAGTGGTGAAGTTGGCATCTCCTGTAGTGAGCAGGTCAAACACACAGGAGTGGAAATAGATGTCCTTCACCTCCAGTTGGTCCCTGCACCTCCTGGAGGCACTTTCAAGAGTGAAGACGCCTCTCTGGGCTTCCACCCtgggctgctgctgctgctgaaagCCAGCCTGCTGGAGGCCAAGCACGGGCAGCTGGAGGTGTCCCTCCTGGTCAATGCGCTCTGATGTGGGGCAGCCGTTCATGCACAGCTGCAGGTCCTGCGTTTCATCAAAGGCCATGGCCAGTTCCTCAGGCATCCGCACAGCTAGTGTCAGGTAACGGCCCTGCTGGCGTATGATGATGGTGACCCCGATGTACGCAGCGTGGATTTCTACATGCCGACCGGGAGATTTCTCCAGGATCCAGATGCTGCGGGTCTCACTGTCACCTCCGCTGATGGTGCCGTCTACGAAGGCGGCTGGAAGGTCGTCTGTCACGGCCTGGTAGACCTTCTGGTCTGTGCATTCTTGGTATGGTTTGAAGATTATTGTGATCTTAAAAGAAGCACAAAGAGCATAGTTAGACTACAGAGTCTATTTACTATCTAGAGCGTTTTACTGATCTTACTGTGACAATTCATTTAGGGGTATAACGTCATGGCTTTTTGGTTTGGTAAGCAGGAGTGCagaacaaatactgtacatgtgcAGAATttacttttaatactttataaagtataaaaaatatcaAGCTATATTCATTTCCATTTTAAAAATTCACTACTAATTCTTTAACCCCATGACCAAACTGTTTGCTGTACTATAAAATAAATAGGTTTGGTCCATTTTATTAGAAAATGTTAGGTCTGCTGCTGCTTTTTCTATGACCTTTATGATATCAGTAGAATTGATTCATTTTGATTGACATAATTGTCTCCACATACATGCAAGCATTTTGATTTCTGTGGACATATTCTGAATGAACACTTATTTACAATtatcaaactttttttaaaattacaattgttttttgatgatgttaatgaattattattagttCTGTATTATAGTAAGTATTATAGCATTTATTGCAAAATTtgaaatagtatttgttttttaaaataatatcttttatttcagattagttttattaattttagaacttttagcaatttttaacttAAATAGGTCTCGCTACTCGCTGTCTTGTCACCACAGCTGATTCCGACTGATTAGCCGGAATTATTTCCTGCAATTATCAGATAAAATAGCATGCTGTGTGCACATAATCGTGCTCACAAATTGTTCAAGTTGCCTCCACTTCCCAGGTAAGTAAAATCATATGCTTATAtaccatgtttgtaaatgtatttgttttccttAAGATTacttatcatttataattttctttagacctgttaAGCACTCCAGAATCAGACAGATTGATTGACTCTTGGCTATAAAAGAGTAATCTGAAACGTTGTCATCGAGTGTTATGTCTTGCTCCACTTCTTTGCCGTTATTTGACATCCCGCGGTCCgtgtgatgacgcgtgaacaAAATTATGACAGTTGGCCAcacctacttgtagcttcttttgcattgtttagaAACGTACAGTCTATGCTTTAAACATGGTTTAAGTTGACAAAAAAATTTTATctcattttttttcaaaactattcaTTATTATATGGCAGCTATTCAGATTGTTGGATAATATTCCCGCAAAATAAAACATACAGCTACTGTGTTTGTAAATAACTTTTGAGACCcaataacaaatcaaaacaaagattaacCTGAAAAGCATAAATATTAAATGACAACAAAAACACCAGTCCATTTAAAACATAGTCACTTTAAATCTGTTTCCCCAAACAATTCCCATTTTCCTATTGGCGGAACAAAATATCTATTATTAGTTGAGCAGACGATACAATATTGGTCCAGTCAGGATTTATAAACAAactgagaaatattttttaacatcacACACAACAAAAAGCATATTTCCAGTGTATCTGTACATTACAATGCACTTCTTAATATAATTTGTGTTGATATAATAACACAAATCACGTGAAAAAAATGAGAATTAAACAAGAAAATCTGGATTTGTACAGTTCTTTAGACTTTCACACATATTTACAGACACGCAAACCCTTTCTGCAAGTGTGAACCATAAAATGCAGTCAGCTTACAGTTGCTGTGAAACTCTAAGACTTGTGGGAAGCAAAAGCACTGGCTAATAGGAAGTGTGGCGTTACATTAGTGGTGGATGAATAGTAGCTTTGTACACAGGATGAGGATGAAAAATGATGACTAGTTGGCCATAAGGTGAGGCAGCTGAAAAGGCCTCAGTTAAGCACTGTGTGTTAATAATTACTTGCAAATGTTTAATGATGGCTCCCCCACCTTTAAGGTCAAGGGGTCAAATGAGCAGTAATTAGCATTGGCAGCCAGACTTAGCATTGAAGCCACATCTGTCCTATGATGAGCTCAACAAAAATAGCAAATATCTTGCATACGCAGGCTGTATCATTTACGGCTATTTCATATTACAGAAATGCTTCTGATTTAGCACTTATGGCTTTGTGTTTGTTGTAAACGGCTCTGCTTCGAGTGTTTGTCTGTAAGTGCCAcacttggggaaaaaaaaaaccccaaaaaaaaaacagaggctTCTTTCAAAATCACCTTTAATGGGTCATGCTGTGTTGCAGGCCACAGCCAGCCATTAATGATGTTACAATTTCACAGACATGTTGGTCACAAGTGTTAGTCACAAGATGATGGCTGTTTGCTTTGTTTAACTTGCACCTGTGACTGCTTGGTCAAAGTTGAATGTTATTGGTCTTATCTGCCGCCTGCGGCTCTTTCTGATAATCTTATCCACATAAGCATGTATAGAGACATCATACActttaaataaagattaaaacaacACAGAACGCTGTGATTTTAGAACAATGTTTTCAGCAGAAAATTGAAGATTTTCATGAATTTTTTTAGGTTTGTTTTTGCTATTCATTTACACGCAGTTGACAACTTTATGAGAAATTTTTACAAAATGTGAAGTAAAGCCTCTCCTTTTTCCCTACATTGTTGTCAGGTAAAGTCAggtttaataaatttttacatTTCGTATTATGCAACATTGTATACTATATTCATAAACCAAGATAATCCTTGAAAAGTTTTACAGTTGATTCtgtttaatatacagttaaagtcagaattattagctctcctttgcatttcttttctttttaaatatttcctaaatgatgtttgacagagcaaggaaattttcaaagtatgtctgataatattttttcttctatagaaaatcttatttgttttattttggatagaataaaagcagtttttttatttttttaaaacctattttcatttatatatacactaggcatcctgagcatgcgtcaatagcaccaccacatttttacagtgctcccaggacaagtgtcattcaactgcactagtcaagacagtgttactacgtgaagatgctggacttaagCGCTGTCTACTGGTgtagtaacaaacaaacaaggaaaacatagcacaaaggcaaaacatttcataggtaagattttgttttttacgtttttgtatgttattaacttttgtgctaaacaggtgaCGTTACTGATGATAATACCGTCTCTTACTGCATGAGGCAAAGTAGTaacaactcgcactaaacactcggctcaTACTAatattgttgaataaaatcagcaaacaatgcaaaagaaatatgacaaagaaatgctgcggtgccagaaacttgtattattgttggctaagagaacgagtcgttcataatggagattcattcacaaacgaatcgctcccttcgtcagtatgagaagtgaaagcagcaGAGGAGGTGCATTTTAGGACACAGATTAGATCAAAtctaacagggagggtggatagtaaattttcatgcacacaaacacatctttttgtcaggaatgcccctGCGGTCATTCATCCGTCACTgtggaaaagtgatgtaaaattataatttttcgttatttaaaaaaaaaaaattgcataccgac
This window encodes:
- the rgmb gene encoding repulsive guidance molecule B precursor, with the translated sequence MGMGRAGSYYPGAERLISPVLHLLVLCTLSSLTPIGESQVQTPQCRIQKCTTDFVSLTSHLNPSLDGFDTEFCKALRAYSACTQRTAKSCRGNLVFHSAMLGITDLMSQRNCSKDGPTSSTHPVIPIEPCNYHSRHHHHVSRFGTGVPEHPRLMYLFCGLFGDPHLRTFKDQFQTCKVEGAWPLIDNNYLSVQVTNVPVVYGSSATATNKITIIFKPYQECTDQKVYQAVTDDLPAAFVDGTISGGDSETRSIWILEKSPGRHVEIHAAYIGVTIIIRQQGRYLTLAVRMPEELAMAFDETQDLQLCMNGCPTSERIDQEGHLQLPVLGLQQAGFQQQQQPRVEAQRGVFTLESASRRCRDQLEVKDIYFHSCVFDLLTTGDANFTTAAYNALKDMETLHPKKERWQIFPNSASRLSPFSLLLTALLSSFLIAVLL